GGCAGTACAATGAATTGTAATGGGAACGCGGTAAAGGACTACCGCGCTACTCACAGCCCGACAATACCACTGAGTTCGACGTAATAGTTAATGGCGCAACACGCAATAGCGTATTAATTCCAAGAATGTTATTCCCTTTGGGCAAAACCGCTACCTCAACTGGGCCTACTTCACACGTATCGCCGATGCGCACCGAGTTTAGTTGATACTGAGAAACCGTTAATATTTTGCCATTGGCCATCCTGGCGGCAGAGGTGCGCGTGGCGGTGAGTTTTTGATCTCGGGTTAAGGCATCAAAGGTCGCTTGGTTAAGCGTAACTAAGCTAGAACCGGTATCCAGCAAAAAAGACGTTTTGAATTTCGACTCCAATGTTGCTTCTAAGTAGAGTGTGCCTCCTGAGCTTTGTGACAACGGAACGTTGTGTTCAATGGCTAAGACGGGTGCCGTTAAAGCGCATAATGAGAATAACAAAACCGAAAAAAAACGCTTCACTGGCAGGCCCCAATATTGGCAATGGTTCACATGAACAGCAAGATAAAGACCAAAACAGTAATTGGTTGATTTAACGACGTCTTCTCACGCCTTTCACCTTTCTCTGCACAACCTTTGTGCAAAAACACATTAACGTTGCACCTTTTACGTACAACTAAACGTATAAGTAAGGGTTAGACGCTATGTTGTCTGTGATTAGTAAATCAATGTTTACAAAATTTACTGATAGCTATTAACTATCGCCAATCATCATTGTTTAGCGCTTATTCGTTCATACAATGTAGAAAGTTAGGAGTGTTAATACGAGGACAGGACATGAAATTACGCTATTTACTAGGATCGCTATTTACTGCTACAACATTAAGTATCACAGCACTTTCAGTACAAGCAACACCGTCGGCAAACGCCGAAACAGTCGACGTACAAGTTGTAGACTACTCGGGCAAACCACCATTTAAGCGCCGCGTAGTTAGCTTATCGGTTAATGATGTGGCACAGCTTGAATCTGTGGGCCAAGAAGCCATTGAATACGTTGAAGTAAAAGAAGTGATTATGCGCGGCAAACCGCCTTATCGCCGCACAACAAAAATGATGCCCGTATATGATGTGGCGCAGCTAGAAGTATTAGATGAACAACCTAATACGCAAAAACGTGGTACACGCCCACCGTTTAAGCGCAATAACTAAACATCGATAGTAACGCATTGCCTGTAATTACAAGAATTACAGGCAATGTCTTTCGTTCAGTTAGCCTTTATTAGGTACAATCAGGTACTTCTCACCTGTTTTCTTAGCATTATACAAAGCCACATTTTCTGGCTGTAACGCTTCTTCAAGTGAAAGCTCTTTTGAATAAGACGACGCAAAGGTGGTGTTAATTTCCATTGCCACTTTTTGATACAACTCGCCCACACGCTTTTTATCAAGCTTGCCAAGGAAGCGCATAAGCAACCAACCGCCTATTCCCCATGTCATGCCATAAGCACGATTTAAAATAGTGGGTGAGAAGTCTAGACCACCGTAGATATAGACTTGCTTGTTGCTGTCAGAGCCATAGGTATTAAACCCTTTCGCATCTTTACTGCCCGACGCTTCCATCATAGTAAGAATATCGCTTACCAATTCGCCGCCGCCGATAGCATCGAAGGCAAGCGTAGCGCCCGTGCTATCAATTGCTTGATAAAGTTCTGCTTTGAAATTCTCGCTTGAAGAGTCAAGTACAATTTTAGCGCCAATAGCTTTTAGAATGTCGACTTGCTGCTGACTTCTCACAATGTTGACCAGCTCAACACCTTGCTCTAAACAAATCTTGTTAAGCATTTGCCCTAGGTTCGAAGCCGCTGCGGTATGCACTAACGCCTTGTGCCCTTCCATACGCATGGTTTCTACCATACCTAAAGCAGTTAACGGGTTAACAAATGATGACGCAGCCTGTTGTGCCGTAGTGCCATCTAAGTGAGGTAAACACGCTTGCACAGGCACGCATGCGTGCTCGGTGTACGCAGCACCTGTCAAAATTGACACGGTTTTACCCATTAACGCTTGCGCTTCTGGGCTATCACCCGCTGCGACTACCGTTCCAGCCCCTTCATTGCCGATGGGTAAGGTTTGATCAAGTCTCGACTTGATACGTGCGAGCAGTGGCTTATGTACGGGGGCAACGAGTGCATTCTTACTTTCGTCAAATGTTGCTTTGTCTAAGCTAGCCGGCCCAAACATTGGCCACATGTCAGAAGGATTGATTGGAGATGCTTCCATACGAACAATGACTTCGTGTGGCTTAGGTTGTGGTACCTCAACCTCTTTTAAAGAAACCGTAAGTTCACCTTCAGATGAGATATGCGTAAATAACTGTTTAGATGTAGTCATAGTGATTCATTCGCCATAATAGTTAGTCGCTAAGTGTAGCTATAACCTAACATGCCGCCACTATCAGTGTTATTTATATTGCGAATATATATGGGTAGCCATGATTTATAAAACAAAACCAGAAACGCGATATTAAGGTTGTCACACAACCCACGGCATTGTAGAAAACACAATAGTAAATAGGCACAAACTAATTTATAGTGAAACTTCGATGTTGTGCGGCTTAGATAATTGAAAAGGACATCATGGAAAACGCCAAAAAAGGAGAGCTTGTCATTGTCGGCACCGGCATTAGTGTAGCCGGCCAAATGACATTAGCAACCAAAAGCCACATAGAAAATGCCGACATTGTGTTTATGGGCATCATGAACAAAGTGGGCGAGCATGCTGTTAGAAAGCTCAATGCAAACAGCATTTCACTAGACGACCTTTACGAAGAAGGTAAGTCTCGCGCACTTACCTACAAACAAATGACTGACCGCATCGTACAAGCGGTAATTGATGGACAAAAAGTATGTGCAGCCTTTTACGGTCACGCTGGTGTGTTCGTCACTCCTTCACACGATGCCATCAATCAAGTACGTGAGTTAGGCTACAGCGCAACTATGCTGCCTGGTGTGTCTGCAGAAGACTGCCTTATTGCAGATTTGGGCATAGACCCTTCAAAATTTGGCTGCCAGTCTTACGAGGCCACACAATTTCTATTTCGCGATTATCGTATCGACCCGCACATGACCCAAATTATTTGGCAAATTGGATTGGTGGGTGAAGCCTCATTAAGCGTACTTGACGCTACACATAATCGTCCTGGTCTTGCGCTATTAACTGAAATACTGCTTGAACATTACCCAGACGATCACGAACTCATTATTTACGAAGCCCCTACTCTTCCAATCAGCGAGCCCGTAATTCAAAAAGTGACGCTTAGCAATTTGATTAATGCCGAAACGACTTTAGTTTCCACCTTAGTGATCCCATCGCTAGGCTTGCCAGCCTATCGCCAAGATAGATTGTCCAAGCTTGGTTTAACAGAGCAACAAGTAGTAAGTTTCAGAAACCCAACCTCCATTACTGAAGGAAATTGATATGGCCAAAACACTAGAAGATTTTTTAGTTGAGTTAGACACCAACAGCGAGCTACTAGAAGCCTATAAAAAAGATCCTGTGGCGACCGCAACTAAATACGGCTTGTCTGAAGAGGACGTACAATTGTTTAAAGACAAAAACTGGGAAGAAATAGAGAAGCGTTTTACCGATGAAAACAAAGCGCCACGCGTAGTTCATTATTAACAAACTCGTTGTAAGCAAGTATGCGTTACCTGTTTCTCATTGCAACCATCACCCTATTTTGGGTGATGGTGCCTGCGTTTGCCTACCAAACGCAGCAGGGTAACGCATACGTCGCCACTAGCTTAATTGATGGGCTTAAAGAACGTATACAAAAAGGCGACCCTACCGTTGACGAAACATTTCAAACCCTCGACAACTTTTTTGCTTCAAACTCAGATGACTATGAAAAAGCGCGTTTCTTAAATTTACGATCGTACCAATTCATTTTAAAGCAAGACTACATAAGCGCATATGAAGTAATACTTCAGGCCCGCGAACTTGCTGAATCAAGCGACAATACGCTTGCCTTCGCCGAGTCGTACCGATTAGAAGGGCTAATACTCGACTTTTCTGGCGAACACGCCAGTTCTATTGAGGCCTTTAATCGAGCACTCGCGCTGTATAACGAAATGCAGAGCGACCGCGTTTTGTTTGTGTATAGTTCAATGGGCAATGTGTACTCGTCGTTAAAGGATTACGAGCAAATACTTGCCTTTGCCAAAAAGTACCAACAAACGGCACAGCGCTTATACAGTCAAAAAGACGAAGGCGTGGCCTACTTTTTTCAAGGGTATGCGCAAAGTAAAATGGGCATGTACAAAGAGGCACAAGTTAGCCTGCTATTGGCAGAAGAGTTACTCAGTGACATTCAGTACCCTTTTATCGGTATTGTTTACAGTGCCATGGCTGACTTGCACATTGCACAGAACAACCTAAGCGAAGCGCTTAAAAAGCTTAACGAAGCCGCCGAGGCTGACCGCAAGGTGGCTTTTCGTTACAACGAAGGCGCCTATATTCTTCAGCTTGCAGAAATCTATGAACGACGCGGTGAAATAGAACTGGCGATAGCTGAGCTAAATGCTGGGCTAAATTCAGATGCTATCCAAAACGATAAGTCACTATTGCTAGGTGCGCTTGAACAGCTTATTTCACTTTCTAAATCGAACAGTGACTATCGTGCGGCATTAGATTATGCCGAGCAATACAGGCAAGTGTATGAGCAAAGCTTTAATGAACAGCAATCTCGCTCACTAGCGCTTAATCGAATTCGCTTAGCAATCTCAGAAAAAGAAGAAACAATAAAACTGCTGGAAAAAGACAACTTATTAAAAGAACAGCGCAATCTTATTCAGCAAAAGCAGAACACCTATCAACTTTACTTCATTGCTATTGTGTTCTTTTTCTTGCTGTTAGTCATTGGCCTATGGTTACGCACGCGACACCAAAGAAAAGCGCTCAATACCGTTACTCTTGATTTACAAAAAGCCACTGAAGCTAAGTCTGACTTTCTTGCCCGCATGAGCCACGAAATACGCACACCGCTAAATGCAATTATAGGCCTAACTAAGCTTTCTCAGCGTGCTGCTGAAAATGAAGAACAGCAAACTAACCTTATTCAAATAGAATCAGCGTCGCATACCTTGCTTGGCGTGATTAACGACATTCTAGACTTTTCCAAGATTGAAGCAGGAAAACTGACAATTGAGTCGACGCAATTCAACTTAGATACCTTGGTGAATCAAACCATACGACTGCATTTGGGGCGCGCAAATGAACACCATATTGAGCTAATCCAATATATTGCCAGAGATGTGCCTTTACACCTGATTGGCGATCCATTGCGCATTCAGCAGATACTGAGCAACTTGGTCAGCAATGCGCTCAAGTTTACCGAAGAGGGTCTCATATCGGTGAGTGTAAGGTGTAAGCAGGCAGACGATGATATTCAGCTAGAGTTTGAAGTGAAAGACACGGGTATTGGATTAAGCAGCCAACAAAAAGCCAAGCTGTTTAAACCGTTTAATCAAGGCGATGAATCGATTTCTCGTCGCTATGGTGGCACCGGATTAGGGCTTGCAATATGCCAACAACTTGCCGCATTGATGGACGGGGAAATTTGGGTAGAAAGTCAGCTGGGTAAAGGTTCAAGCTTTTACTTCACCGTACAGGTTAAGCGTGACCCCGCCAAACAACTAGTATCACCCTCTAAGCAACTATCTGCTCTTAAAGTACTAATTGCCGATGACGTTAGTTTGTCTAGACGCGCCATTACCGAGGCGTTATCGAGTGCCAATATACAATCAGATACAGCAACTGGTGGGCAAGAAGCCATTGCCATGTTGCGTGAGGCGGTGTCGCAAAACGCCCCCTATGATGTAATGATTTTAGATTGGAAGATGCCCGATATCGACGGCTTAGAAGTGGCTGCAATAATGAAGCAGGAGCTCTCAAACAAAATACCCAAAGTGATTATGTTGTCGGCGTTTGATTCGCCTCGAATGCGCGAACAGGCAAGACAACTTGGGATCCATACCTTTATCAAAAAACCGCTAGGTACTAGTGAGCTCATAGACAGATTACAAGAACTTTGCTTAAACATGCCTGCGCGCACTCTCGCCACAGATGAATTTGCGATACCTGATTTTAGCAACAAAAAGATTCTGTTTGCCGAAGATAACGCACTAAACCAAAAAGTAACGTTAGGGCTGCTTGCCGATACTAATGCGAATGTGAAAGTGGCAAGTAATGGCTTAGAAGCGGTTAATATTCTTCGCGAAGATTCAACCTACGACGCGGTATTGATGGATATTCAAATGCCAGTTATGGATGGATTAGCGGCAACTCAAGTAATACGAAAAGAGCTCAACTTATCGCTGCCAGTAATTGCGATGACCGCACATGCAATGCAGCAAGACATCGAAAAAAGCTACAATGCAGGTATGAATGAACACATCAACAAGCCTATTGAGCCGAAGACGTTTTTCGATGTCTTGAGCAAGGCGATGAAGGTTAACACAGTGCGCCAAGCACCTGATAACGCTAGTGACAATGCGGTTCAGTCTGCCATTTCTTTCAAGCAAAGCACCCTTTCAGTTATTGATAAGCCAAGAGCTATGCGTAAGCTTCGAGGTAACGAGCTGCTGTATAACGAGTTACTTAAAGACTTTATTGGGTTACAAGGCGAGCTTGATTCACTGCGCAAAGCAATTGATGAAAACGACTACGCCACAATTTCACGTGTTGCCCACATTTACATTACTGCGCTTAGGTATATTGGCGCCTTTGCATTGGCCGAGCTAACCAGTGCTGTTGAACTAACCATAGTGCAAAATGAACACAAAACCACTAAGGGTTTTAGTGAGCAATTAAACGTGCTTTATAATGAAATTGCTAAGATGAAAGTAAGAATAGAAGCCCAAATTGGGGCTAGCTAGTTCATAGAGTTTTGGCCCATAGAAAATTAGCTCATAGCGTCGATATGCTTAAGAATACTTCCGAAGGCGCGACTTCCCACATTCTGCACTTGCTTATCAAAATAGAGGCTACCTAACAGAAAAATAGAGATATGCCCTACTGAGCGCCAGGTGACATGGGTTTTATCACCTCTTTCTTCAAGCGTGATTTCGCCTAACTCGTGATCGTACGGCAGCGGCTTAGATTTAATAACTTTGTATCCCAGTTTGTAGGGCGGATCGAAAGCCACAATCTCT
The DNA window shown above is from Alteromonas sp. KC3 and carries:
- a CDS encoding retropepsin-like aspartic protease family protein, with translation MKRFFSVLLFSLCALTAPVLAIEHNVPLSQSSGGTLYLEATLESKFKTSFLLDTGSSLVTLNQATFDALTRDQKLTATRTSAARMANGKILTVSQYQLNSVRIGDTCEVGPVEVAVLPKGNNILGINTLLRVAPLTITSNSVVLSGCE
- a CDS encoding zinc-binding dehydrogenase — encoded protein: MTTSKQLFTHISSEGELTVSLKEVEVPQPKPHEVIVRMEASPINPSDMWPMFGPASLDKATFDESKNALVAPVHKPLLARIKSRLDQTLPIGNEGAGTVVAAGDSPEAQALMGKTVSILTGAAYTEHACVPVQACLPHLDGTTAQQAASSFVNPLTALGMVETMRMEGHKALVHTAAASNLGQMLNKICLEQGVELVNIVRSQQQVDILKAIGAKIVLDSSSENFKAELYQAIDSTGATLAFDAIGGGELVSDILTMMEASGSKDAKGFNTYGSDSNKQVYIYGGLDFSPTILNRAYGMTWGIGGWLLMRFLGKLDKKRVGELYQKVAMEINTTFASSYSKELSLEEALQPENVALYNAKKTGEKYLIVPNKG
- a CDS encoding SAM-dependent methyltransferase, which produces MENAKKGELVIVGTGISVAGQMTLATKSHIENADIVFMGIMNKVGEHAVRKLNANSISLDDLYEEGKSRALTYKQMTDRIVQAVIDGQKVCAAFYGHAGVFVTPSHDAINQVRELGYSATMLPGVSAEDCLIADLGIDPSKFGCQSYEATQFLFRDYRIDPHMTQIIWQIGLVGEASLSVLDATHNRPGLALLTEILLEHYPDDHELIIYEAPTLPISEPVIQKVTLSNLINAETTLVSTLVIPSLGLPAYRQDRLSKLGLTEQQVVSFRNPTSITEGN
- a CDS encoding tetratricopeptide repeat-containing hybrid sensor histidine kinase/response regulator; the protein is MRYLFLIATITLFWVMVPAFAYQTQQGNAYVATSLIDGLKERIQKGDPTVDETFQTLDNFFASNSDDYEKARFLNLRSYQFILKQDYISAYEVILQARELAESSDNTLAFAESYRLEGLILDFSGEHASSIEAFNRALALYNEMQSDRVLFVYSSMGNVYSSLKDYEQILAFAKKYQQTAQRLYSQKDEGVAYFFQGYAQSKMGMYKEAQVSLLLAEELLSDIQYPFIGIVYSAMADLHIAQNNLSEALKKLNEAAEADRKVAFRYNEGAYILQLAEIYERRGEIELAIAELNAGLNSDAIQNDKSLLLGALEQLISLSKSNSDYRAALDYAEQYRQVYEQSFNEQQSRSLALNRIRLAISEKEETIKLLEKDNLLKEQRNLIQQKQNTYQLYFIAIVFFFLLLVIGLWLRTRHQRKALNTVTLDLQKATEAKSDFLARMSHEIRTPLNAIIGLTKLSQRAAENEEQQTNLIQIESASHTLLGVINDILDFSKIEAGKLTIESTQFNLDTLVNQTIRLHLGRANEHHIELIQYIARDVPLHLIGDPLRIQQILSNLVSNALKFTEEGLISVSVRCKQADDDIQLEFEVKDTGIGLSSQQKAKLFKPFNQGDESISRRYGGTGLGLAICQQLAALMDGEIWVESQLGKGSSFYFTVQVKRDPAKQLVSPSKQLSALKVLIADDVSLSRRAITEALSSANIQSDTATGGQEAIAMLREAVSQNAPYDVMILDWKMPDIDGLEVAAIMKQELSNKIPKVIMLSAFDSPRMREQARQLGIHTFIKKPLGTSELIDRLQELCLNMPARTLATDEFAIPDFSNKKILFAEDNALNQKVTLGLLADTNANVKVASNGLEAVNILREDSTYDAVLMDIQMPVMDGLAATQVIRKELNLSLPVIAMTAHAMQQDIEKSYNAGMNEHINKPIEPKTFFDVLSKAMKVNTVRQAPDNASDNAVQSAISFKQSTLSVIDKPRAMRKLRGNELLYNELLKDFIGLQGELDSLRKAIDENDYATISRVAHIYITALRYIGAFALAELTSAVELTIVQNEHKTTKGFSEQLNVLYNEIAKMKVRIEAQIGAS
- a CDS encoding SRPBCC family protein, whose protein sequence is MFSIHVVRTINKPIAEVFAILSDHANYAQFKGVDKSTLLIEGKHEKNGLGAVREIVAGGANLHEEIVAFDPPYKLGYKVIKSKPLPYDHELGEITLEERGDKTHVTWRSVGHISIFLLGSLYFDKQVQNVGSRAFGSILKHIDAMS